The Desulfobacterales bacterium DNA segment ATTTCCTTATATCTGAAATAATCAGCCACGGATATACGCAGATGAACGCGGATAAAAAAAGAAAAGATCCGTGTGAGTCCGCGAAGATCCGCGGCAAAAAAGATCCGCGCCAATCAGCGGCAAAAGAATAAAAGCTCCGTCTTGAAAACGAGGAAATCAATAAAGCAATGGACGCCCCCGAAATGTCCCCCTTAATTTCGTTGGGGTTGATGCTATGGTCGACACTATGTTACAATAAGTGAAACTTAATGTAGAAGAAATGTTTGCCATGCAACCCATCAATCAGTTGGCGCAGCAGTTGGAGCGTCTCGCAGGCAGCGAGCATTGTTTATTTATGCTTTCGGATTTGCGCGCTGTTTTGCCGGAGCATTCCCAAACGGCTTTCAAGACGTTGGTCAGCCGTGCTGAAAAAAAAAGGCTGTTGAAACGTGTTTGCCGGGGGGTGTACCTGTACCCGAAGGTTGATTATGCCAGGGGGTTGGTTTTGTTTCATACCGTCGCCCGGTTACGTGCCGGCGATTTTAATTATCTTAGTTTGGAAAGCGTATTGAGTGATGCCGGCGTCATTTCGCAAATTCCCATGAATTGGATTACGGTTATGTCATCCGGACGAACGAACACCATTTCCTGCGGTGATTTTGGAACTATCGAGTTTGTCCATACACAGAGGCGTCCGGCCCGTATCTATTCGAAGTTGATTTACGATTTCCGCTGCCGCATGTGGCGGGCATCAGTCAAACTGGCCATAAAAGACATGAAGATAACGCAACGCAATATGGATTTAATAGCGTGGGACGCAGTTCATGAACTTGTTTGATCAGCTGGTTACCCAGGCATTGAAAAACCGGGGCCAGCTGGCACCGTTGCGGACGGTCGTTGAAAAAGAGCTGCTGCATCATGATATACTGCGGGAAATGAGCAGCGCCGGTTTATTGAGCGGCCTGACATTTATTGGTGGCACATGCCTTCGTGCGTGTTATGGATCAAGCCGGTTGAGTGAGGATCTTGATTTTACCGGCGGCCATGATTTTACTCGAGACACCCTTTCCGAACTGGCGGATATTCTGATCACCCGTTTGCAGACAAAATACGGATTGCATGTCGAGGTCAGTGAGCTGATCCGAGAAACAGGCAATGTCGATACCTGGAAATTGAAGGTGATTACCTGCCCGAATCAGACACACCTTCCGACCCAGCGTATTCATATCGATATTTACGCTATTCCCAGCTACGATCATCAGCCGATGATGCTGCGTAACCCCTACGGCATTGAAATGGGCACTTCAGGCCTGATCATACAGGCGCAAAGCCGTGAAGAGATTTTTGCTGACAAGGTAGTCGCCCTGGCATTGCGTCCCAATCGCCTGAAGAACCGTGATCTTTGGGATATGGTCTGGTTGAAACAGCAAGGCATTGCCTTGCCGCTGGATTTGATTCCTGAAAAAATCAGGGATCACCATTGCAGCCCGGAAACATTTCTTGATTTGTTGAATGACCGCCGGAGTCAACTGCAAAACGATCCGGCCCTTCGCGAGCATTTTATCAATGAAATCAGGCGGTTTCTCCCCAAAGCTCTGGTGGATGAAACCGTAGAAAAAGAATCCTTCTGGCGCTACCTGACCAGTGAGATCAGCAGAGAATGTGAATCAGTTATCCGCTTTTTGAAAGAAGATACAAAACCTTCTCTGTTCAGGATGTAAGACCACTTAAAAACAGAACCCATCCGCTATTTTTTTTTAAATAAAAGTTCCGCCCAAGCCGTGTAACTCCGCCTGCCCTGTTTAACAGGGGCGGCAAAAAAAATCTGTGCCAATCCGCATAAATTAGCGGCAAAAAAAAAGAACTTGAGCGTAGCAGGGGTTATGGTAAAGAAACTCGTAATTTAATCACCCTTATTGCCATTGCTTACAATTTTATTAAATGGAGGACATTTCTTTGACGATGAAACCATTATTTGTAAGGGTTGAATGGGATGATGAAGCCTGCGTATGGGTTGCTACCAGCGACGATGTCCCAGGGCTTGCAACCGAAGAAGA contains these protein-coding regions:
- a CDS encoding nucleotidyl transferase AbiEii/AbiGii toxin family protein, whose translation is MNLFDQLVTQALKNRGQLAPLRTVVEKELLHHDILREMSSAGLLSGLTFIGGTCLRACYGSSRLSEDLDFTGGHDFTRDTLSELADILITRLQTKYGLHVEVSELIRETGNVDTWKLKVITCPNQTHLPTQRIHIDIYAIPSYDHQPMMLRNPYGIEMGTSGLIIQAQSREEIFADKVVALALRPNRLKNRDLWDMVWLKQQGIALPLDLIPEKIRDHHCSPETFLDLLNDRRSQLQNDPALREHFINEIRRFLPKALVDETVEKESFWRYLTSEISRECESVIRFLKEDTKPSLFRM